From Pagrus major chromosome 6, Pma_NU_1.0, one genomic window encodes:
- the necap2 gene encoding adaptin ear-binding coat-associated protein 2: protein MAEDNSYESMLCVKPEVHVYRIPPRATNRGYRAADWKLDEPAWSGRMKITAKGKLAYIKLEDKNTGELFAQAPVEQYPGSVVEAVTDSSRYFVIRIEDGNGRHAFIGLGFADRGDSFDFNVALQDHFKWVKQEGELAKMEATESAAPKLDLSFKEGQTIKISIGNIKKKEAGGAKARPVGGGLLPPPPGAKAGAVITPPAGQPTVSAVQTNTAALLDFGSPVPAAAPSSDMWGDFTSAGSNSSTDAVKSGWVQFS from the exons ATGGCAGAAGACAACAGCTATGAGTCGATGCTGTGTGTGAAGCCCGAGGTGCATGTTTACCGGATCCCGCCGCGGGCCACTAACCGCGGATATCG cgCTGCTGACTGGAAGCTGGATGAACCTGCATGGAGCGGTAGGATGAAAATCACTGCGAAAGGCAAGCTGGCCTATATTAAATtagaggacaaaaacacag GAGAGTTGTTTGCCCAAGCTCCAGTTGAACAGTATCCAGGGAGCGTAGTTGAAGCAGTGACGGACTCCAGCAGGTATTTTGTGATCCGGATAGAGGACGGAAATG GACGTCATGCTTTTATCGGTCTGGGTTTCGCTGATCGTGGAGACTCATTTGACTTCAACGTAGCTTTACAAGATCACTTTAA GTGGGTGAAGCAAGAAGGTGAGCTCGCAAAGATGGAGGCTACTGAGAGTGCAGCACCAAAGCTGGACCTCAGCTTCAAAGAGGGGCAGACGATCAAGATCAGCATTGGG AACATCAAGAAGAAGGAAGCAGGTGGTGCCAAAGCACGGCCTGTGGGTGGTGGTCTACTCCCACCTCCACCAGGTGCAAAGGCTGGAGCGGTGATAACTCCTCCTGCGGGACAGCCAACAGTCTCAGCTGTACAGACTAACACTG CCGCTCTTTTAGACTTTGGCTCCCCCGTCCCTGCAGCTGCACCCAGCTCCGACATGTGGGGAGATTTCACATCAGCAGGCTCCAA CTCCAGTACAGATGCTGTCAAATCAGGATGGGTGCAGTTTAGTTGA